The proteins below come from a single Piscinibacter gummiphilus genomic window:
- a CDS encoding ABC transporter substrate-binding protein, which yields MHTLTKRAALQRLVIGTAAAVAAFGAQAQTTTLTVASFPSFDLAVKAAIPLYKKVNPNVEIKLVSLAFADHHTAMTTALAAGGNVPDVMGVELSYIGRLVESKGLEDLGKPPYNGMALTPKFAKFTVPLAMSGSGTLAAIPADIGPGALFYRKDMMDKAGVTEADLTKSWESYIEAGKKVKAATGAYLMADAVDIKDIYIRSGLKAGEGIYFDKKGQPLIDSPRFQKGFELAKAARNAGIDAKVKAWSPEWGEGFKRDKVASQMMGAWLGGHLSNWLAPDSKGQWRSAQLPNGAFASWGGSFYAIPQKAQNKAAAWEFIKFMTTNKEMQIEAFRKLDAFPALIEAQSDPFVNEPIEYFGGQKARQLWKVSADKIQAIAVDKFDPVANEIVNAELDKVLEQNKDIKTALADAQSAIKKRVRR from the coding sequence AAGCTTCGACCTGGCCGTGAAGGCCGCGATCCCGCTGTACAAGAAGGTCAACCCCAACGTGGAGATCAAGCTCGTGAGCCTGGCCTTCGCCGACCACCACACCGCGATGACCACCGCGCTCGCCGCCGGCGGCAACGTGCCTGACGTGATGGGCGTGGAGCTGAGCTACATCGGCCGTCTCGTCGAGTCGAAAGGCCTGGAAGACCTGGGCAAGCCGCCCTACAACGGCATGGCGCTCACACCGAAGTTCGCCAAGTTCACCGTGCCGCTGGCCATGAGCGGCTCGGGCACGCTCGCGGCCATTCCGGCCGACATCGGCCCGGGCGCCCTCTTCTATCGCAAGGACATGATGGACAAGGCCGGCGTCACCGAAGCCGACCTCACCAAGAGCTGGGAGTCGTACATCGAGGCGGGCAAGAAGGTGAAGGCTGCGACCGGTGCCTACCTGATGGCCGATGCGGTCGACATCAAGGACATCTACATCCGCTCGGGCCTCAAGGCCGGCGAGGGCATCTACTTCGACAAGAAGGGCCAGCCGCTGATCGACTCGCCGCGCTTCCAGAAAGGCTTCGAGCTGGCCAAGGCCGCGCGCAACGCCGGCATCGACGCCAAGGTGAAGGCCTGGTCGCCTGAGTGGGGCGAAGGCTTCAAGCGCGACAAGGTGGCCTCGCAGATGATGGGCGCATGGCTCGGCGGCCACCTGAGCAACTGGCTCGCACCCGACTCCAAGGGCCAGTGGCGCTCGGCGCAACTGCCCAACGGCGCCTTCGCTTCGTGGGGCGGCTCGTTCTATGCCATCCCGCAGAAGGCGCAGAACAAGGCTGCGGCCTGGGAGTTCATCAAGTTCATGACGACGAACAAGGAAATGCAGATCGAGGCCTTCCGCAAGCTCGACGCGTTCCCGGCGCTCATCGAGGCGCAGTCCGACCCGTTCGTCAACGAGCCCATCGAATACTTCGGCGGCCAGAAGGCGCGCCAGCTCTGGAAGGTCTCGGCCGACAAGATCCAGGCCATCGCGGTCGACAAGTTCGACCCGGTCGCCAACGAGATCGTCAACGCCGAGCTCGACAAGGTGCTGGAGCAGAACAAGGACATCAAGACCGCCTTGGCTGACGCGCAATCGGCGATCAAGAAGCGCGTGCGTCGCTGA
- the xylB gene encoding xylulokinase, giving the protein MYLGIDLGTSEVKLVLLATSGSIVAQAGVKLGISRPHPGWSEQAPADWWAATQAAVVQLRQQAPQAWAAVRAIGLSGQMHGAVLLDAHGEVLRPAILWNDVRSAQQCESLTRALPTLPQIAGNLAMPGFTAPKLAWVREHEPAVFERVAKVLLPKDYLRFRMTGAYVSEMSDAAGTLWLDVAQRAWSEELLAVTGLDRSHMPELVEGSAVSARLSPEVAWAWGLPPSTIVAGGGGDNAASAVGIGAVNPGDGFLSLGTSGVLFVVNDRFRPNPASAVHAFCHALPGRWHQMAVMLSAASCLQWVTQLTGAGSEAALLARTETLTDAERQAAPIFLPYLSGERTPHNDAKARGMFFGMNHDTDARALAHAVLEGVAFGLRDGLDALRAAGTDVGPLALVGGGARSALWAQLLADVLGVEVRTLDGGEAGGALGAARLAWLADGGDEREVCRPPALRERFLLDPARAPALFARHQRFRGLYAATRELFAN; this is encoded by the coding sequence ATGTACCTCGGCATCGACCTCGGCACCTCGGAGGTCAAGCTCGTGCTGCTCGCCACGAGCGGCAGCATCGTCGCGCAGGCCGGCGTGAAGCTCGGCATCTCGCGGCCCCACCCGGGCTGGAGCGAGCAGGCGCCGGCCGACTGGTGGGCCGCCACCCAGGCCGCCGTGGTGCAGCTGCGCCAGCAGGCACCGCAGGCCTGGGCCGCGGTGCGCGCCATCGGGCTTTCGGGCCAGATGCACGGCGCCGTGCTGCTCGACGCGCATGGCGAGGTGCTGCGCCCGGCCATCCTCTGGAACGACGTGCGATCTGCGCAGCAGTGCGAGAGTCTCACGAGGGCCCTTCCCACGCTGCCGCAGATCGCCGGCAACCTCGCAATGCCGGGCTTCACCGCCCCTAAGCTCGCATGGGTGCGCGAGCATGAGCCGGCGGTCTTCGAACGTGTGGCCAAGGTGCTGCTGCCGAAGGACTACCTGCGCTTTCGCATGACGGGCGCCTACGTGAGCGAGATGTCGGATGCGGCCGGCACGCTGTGGCTCGACGTGGCCCAACGTGCGTGGTCCGAGGAGCTTCTCGCGGTCACGGGCCTCGACCGTTCGCACATGCCCGAGCTGGTGGAAGGCAGCGCCGTCTCGGCGCGGCTTTCGCCCGAGGTCGCGTGGGCCTGGGGCCTGCCGCCGTCGACGATCGTGGCCGGTGGCGGTGGCGACAACGCGGCAAGTGCCGTCGGCATCGGCGCGGTGAACCCGGGTGACGGTTTCCTCTCGCTCGGCACGAGCGGCGTGCTCTTCGTCGTCAACGACCGCTTCCGCCCCAACCCGGCGTCGGCCGTGCATGCCTTCTGCCATGCGCTGCCGGGGCGCTGGCACCAGATGGCGGTGATGCTCTCGGCGGCCTCGTGCCTGCAGTGGGTCACGCAGCTCACCGGCGCGGGAAGCGAAGCCGCGCTGCTCGCCCGCACCGAAACCTTGACCGACGCCGAACGCCAGGCCGCGCCCATCTTCCTGCCCTACCTCTCGGGCGAGCGCACGCCGCACAACGATGCCAAGGCACGCGGCATGTTCTTCGGCATGAACCACGACACCGATGCGCGTGCCCTCGCCCATGCCGTGCTCGAAGGCGTGGCTTTCGGCCTGCGCGATGGCCTCGATGCGCTGCGCGCGGCCGGCACCGACGTGGGGCCGCTCGCGCTGGTGGGCGGCGGTGCACGCAGCGCGCTCTGGGCCCAGCTGCTCGCCGACGTGCTGGGCGTCGAGGTGCGCACGCTCGATGGCGGCGAAGCCGGCGGCGCCCTCGGTGCGGCGCGGCTGGCCTGGCTCGCCGACGGCGGCGACGAGCGCGAGGTGTGCCGCCCCCCCGCGCTGCGCGAGCGTTTCCTGCTCGACCCCGCACGTGCCCCGGCCCTCTTCGCCCGCCACCAACGATTCCGCGGCCTCTACGCCGCCACCCGCGAACTCTTCGCGAATTGA